A DNA window from Pseudodesulfovibrio thermohalotolerans contains the following coding sequences:
- a CDS encoding cupin domain-containing protein, with protein MKKIELFDVHGFKDLTFSNYLAHESEFVKVINFNFRAGQTLPVHSHDLEGELTLTVLEGEGEFLGADGVSMPARPGDVLVSQIAEPHGVRAVTDMRVLVHIAPPI; from the coding sequence ATGAAGAAGATAGAGCTGTTTGACGTTCATGGCTTCAAGGACCTGACCTTTTCCAATTACTTGGCCCATGAGTCCGAATTCGTGAAGGTCATCAATTTCAACTTCAGAGCCGGGCAGACACTGCCCGTTCATTCTCACGACCTGGAAGGGGAGTTGACCTTGACCGTTCTCGAAGGGGAAGGCGAGTTCCTGGGCGCGGACGGCGTGTCCATGCCCGCCCGGCCCGGCGATGTGCTCGTTTCGCAGATCGCCGAACCCCATGGGGTCCGCGCCGTCACCGACATGCGCGTGCTGGTGCATATCGCACCGCCCATCTGA
- a CDS encoding 4Fe-4S binding protein, producing the protein MNRYRLILPVLALSLLAAHWLRLGNFGLAASLAGLAGLLFTRQAWLRPVAVAALLWGGYVWAEAVVDIVSIRLVLDQPWLRLAGIMSGVILLDGLAMASLLGERSEGWFDRDREWAWPRAAMFSLTIACLAFARNKVGFPILLADRYLPGWGWSEIFLLGFYAQWVGSHMRTPLGHRRFRPRIWGLFSALFFLQLALGLLGMDRMLMTGTLHLPVPAMIAAGPVFRGGGFFMLVLFGVTLVLVGPAWCSHLCYIGAWDDALSRLKARPVAVRASRRLSLWGRGTTLLLTVGAAWGLRVLGLPGVSAVLFGAAFGLVGVGVMLYFSRKRGMMVHCAEFCPIGLVGNILGRVSPWRIRIGADCIQCGACVPRCRYGALDGERLALGRPALSCTLCGDCVSACSDNQIGYAFPGLSKRTARTAFIVLAVSLHAVFLGVARI; encoded by the coding sequence GTGAACAGATACCGACTGATTCTGCCTGTCCTGGCCTTGTCGCTGCTTGCAGCTCATTGGCTTCGCCTGGGCAATTTTGGCTTGGCCGCGTCCTTGGCGGGGCTTGCCGGGTTGCTGTTTACCCGGCAGGCCTGGTTGCGCCCGGTCGCCGTGGCCGCGCTTCTCTGGGGCGGGTATGTGTGGGCCGAGGCCGTGGTGGACATCGTCTCCATTCGATTGGTTCTGGACCAGCCGTGGTTGCGTCTGGCCGGGATCATGAGCGGGGTCATTCTCCTGGATGGGCTGGCCATGGCGTCCCTGCTCGGAGAGCGGAGCGAAGGCTGGTTCGACCGTGACCGTGAATGGGCCTGGCCGCGCGCGGCCATGTTTTCGCTTACGATTGCCTGCCTGGCCTTTGCCCGCAACAAGGTAGGGTTCCCCATACTGCTGGCTGACCGCTATCTGCCGGGTTGGGGGTGGAGTGAGATATTCCTGCTCGGTTTCTACGCCCAGTGGGTAGGCTCGCATATGAGGACCCCGTTGGGCCACCGACGCTTTCGGCCGCGCATCTGGGGTTTGTTTTCGGCATTGTTCTTCCTGCAACTGGCTCTGGGGCTTTTGGGCATGGATCGTATGCTCATGACCGGGACTCTGCATCTTCCGGTCCCGGCCATGATCGCCGCCGGTCCGGTCTTTCGCGGCGGCGGGTTCTTCATGCTTGTCCTGTTCGGCGTCACGCTGGTCCTGGTCGGCCCGGCCTGGTGCAGCCATCTTTGCTATATCGGGGCATGGGATGACGCCTTGAGCCGCTTGAAGGCTCGGCCCGTAGCCGTCAGGGCATCGCGCAGGCTGAGCCTGTGGGGCCGTGGAACGACTCTGCTCCTGACCGTGGGGGCGGCCTGGGGACTGCGCGTTCTCGGGTTGCCCGGGGTGAGTGCGGTCCTCTTCGGGGCCGCCTTCGGCCTCGTCGGCGTGGGAGTCATGCTTTATTTTTCCCGTAAGCGGGGGATGATGGTCCACTGTGCCGAATTTTGTCCCATTGGACTCGTGGGCAATATCTTGGGCCGCGTCTCGCCTTGGCGCATTCGCATCGGCGCGGATTGCATCCAGTGCGGGGCGTGCGTCCCCCGGTGCCGATACGGCGCTCTCGACGGCGAGAGGCTGGCCTTGGGACGGCCCGCTCTTTCCTGCACCCTGTGCGGCGACTGCGTGTCCGCCTGCTCCGACAACCAGATAGGCTACGCTTTTCCCGGTCTTTCCAAAAGGACGGCCAGGACCGCGTTTATTGTCCTGGCCGTCAGTCTCCATGCCGTCTTTCTCGGTGTGGCCAGAATTTGA
- a CDS encoding substrate-binding domain-containing protein: MKRLLLTALMFLLLLGTAHAGDAPCKQTYGDGGTVYKLATGSPGELGLLEALADAFNAKHGTTMCWVKAGSGKSLSLLKAGDVDACMVHAPAAEKQAVADGWAVDRTLIGSNEFYIVGPLNDPAGIAGAKDAADAYARIAKAGALFLSRGDNSGTHKKELAIWKKAGIQPEGKWYVVTKDFMMATLKRADAEGGYFMTDSSTWIMGKKDLSRTKILFRGDPMLINTYHALASPAGAPNHELAVEFIKFLASPEGQGIVADYGRKEYGEGMYNDAEYAKQYDH; the protein is encoded by the coding sequence ATGAAGAGATTGTTGCTGACAGCCCTGATGTTTCTGCTCCTCCTGGGAACGGCTCATGCCGGTGACGCTCCGTGCAAGCAGACGTATGGCGACGGCGGGACCGTTTACAAGCTCGCTACCGGCTCCCCGGGCGAATTGGGGCTGCTCGAAGCCCTTGCCGACGCCTTCAACGCCAAACATGGGACGACCATGTGTTGGGTCAAGGCCGGGTCCGGTAAATCCCTGAGCCTGCTCAAGGCCGGGGATGTGGATGCCTGCATGGTCCATGCGCCCGCCGCCGAGAAGCAGGCCGTAGCGGATGGATGGGCCGTCGACCGTACCCTGATCGGCTCCAATGAATTTTATATTGTCGGTCCCCTGAACGATCCGGCGGGTATCGCCGGAGCCAAGGACGCGGCCGACGCCTATGCTCGCATCGCCAAGGCCGGGGCATTGTTCCTGTCCCGGGGCGACAACTCCGGAACCCACAAGAAGGAATTGGCTATCTGGAAGAAGGCGGGTATCCAGCCCGAGGGCAAGTGGTACGTGGTCACCAAGGATTTCATGATGGCGACCTTGAAACGGGCCGATGCCGAGGGCGGCTATTTCATGACCGACAGTTCCACCTGGATCATGGGCAAAAAGGATTTGAGCCGCACCAAGATCCTGTTCCGGGGCGACCCCATGCTCATCAATACCTATCACGCCCTGGCTTCGCCCGCGGGCGCGCCCAATCACGAACTGGCCGTGGAATTTATCAAGTTCCTGGCCTCGCCCGAAGGGCAGGGCATTGTCGCCGACTACGGGCGCAAGGAATACGGGGAAGGCATGTACAACGACGCGGAGTACGCGAAGCAGTACGATCACTAG
- a CDS encoding nitrite/sulfite reductase domain-containing protein, translating into MNIKEYLEQLPEGAVRQRKDGSYTVVPRIRMGRLDAELLDAVNRAVRQFGLGGVRLAANQRLMIDGVPESALRGVVEAVGAVGDPCACPVQACPGAAGCRRGLQDSTAMADRLEKVLAAFEFPAKLKASVSGCPMCCAEPMVRDVGLFGGKRGWTVAFGGNSGRRVRQGDVLAENVSEEEAFAVIGKVLAFYVENAKKKERTARFMERVGFDAARAAIL; encoded by the coding sequence GTGAATATTAAGGAATACTTGGAGCAATTGCCCGAAGGGGCGGTGCGGCAACGCAAGGACGGCTCCTACACGGTCGTACCGCGTATCCGTATGGGACGGCTCGACGCCGAGCTTCTGGACGCCGTCAACCGCGCTGTGCGGCAATTCGGTTTGGGCGGGGTACGGCTGGCCGCGAACCAGCGTTTGATGATCGACGGCGTGCCCGAATCCGCTCTGCGAGGGGTGGTCGAGGCCGTCGGGGCAGTGGGCGATCCATGCGCTTGCCCGGTCCAAGCCTGCCCCGGAGCGGCCGGGTGCAGGCGCGGCTTGCAGGACTCCACGGCCATGGCGGATCGATTGGAGAAGGTGCTGGCCGCTTTTGAGTTTCCCGCCAAGCTCAAGGCGAGCGTGTCCGGATGCCCCATGTGTTGCGCTGAACCCATGGTCCGCGATGTGGGCCTTTTCGGCGGCAAACGGGGCTGGACGGTGGCTTTCGGCGGTAACAGCGGGCGGCGTGTGCGGCAGGGTGATGTCCTGGCTGAGAACGTTTCCGAAGAGGAAGCGTTCGCGGTTATTGGCAAGGTTCTGGCCTTTTACGTGGAAAATGCAAAGAAAAAGGAACGGACCGCCCGGTTCATGGAACGGGTCGGCTTCGACGCCGCAAGAGCGGCGATCCTTTGA
- a CDS encoding Crp/Fnr family transcriptional regulator has protein sequence MDKLAAVREVAFFQGLPEEQQAKLAEIAVTRRYEKGETLFPADVPADGFYSLVNGRVKVFRTSPAGKEQILHVFGAGEAVGEVPVFEGATFPAQCEAVEPCETLFFPRNAFRDILRDDPDLAMRMMAMLSQRLRILVNKIDDLSLKETPARVAAHLLLLRSSTDSDTFRLDLPKGQIALYLGTIQETLSRIFKRFTDEGLIEIKGREITILDRERLRELADEGR, from the coding sequence ATGGATAAACTGGCGGCCGTGAGAGAAGTGGCCTTCTTCCAGGGATTACCCGAGGAACAACAGGCAAAATTGGCCGAAATCGCCGTGACCAGGCGATACGAAAAAGGCGAGACCCTGTTTCCAGCCGATGTCCCGGCCGACGGATTCTATTCGCTCGTGAACGGACGGGTCAAAGTGTTCCGCACCTCCCCGGCGGGCAAGGAGCAGATTCTACATGTATTCGGTGCAGGCGAGGCCGTCGGAGAAGTCCCGGTCTTCGAAGGCGCGACCTTCCCGGCCCAGTGCGAGGCCGTGGAACCGTGCGAGACCCTCTTCTTCCCGAGAAACGCGTTCCGCGACATCCTGCGCGACGATCCGGACCTGGCCATGCGGATGATGGCCATGCTCTCCCAGAGGTTACGCATACTGGTCAACAAGATCGACGACCTGAGCCTCAAGGAAACCCCGGCCCGAGTGGCCGCCCACCTCCTGCTCCTGCGCTCGTCCACGGACTCCGATACGTTCCGCCTCGACCTGCCAAAGGGACAGATCGCCCTGTACCTCGGGACCATTCAGGAGACATTGTCCCGCATCTTCAAGCGGTTCACCGACGAGGGGCTAATAGAAATCAAGGGACGGGAAATCACCATCCTCGACAGGGAACGACTGCGCGAGCTGGCCGACGAAGGCCGTTAG
- a CDS encoding ATP-binding protein: MIHQRKMITINKELCNGCGQCVPACAEGALAIVDGKAKLVKEIYCDGLGACLGDCPTGALKVEVREAADFDPSAVAEHLRAQGREVPDHMPDPESLRLASSAPKTGGCPGASLQSLTPCGRANVPSAQDAGSALSHWPVQLRLVPHNAPFLKNADLLLTADCVPVAMPSYHSEFVSGRVVLMGCPKFDNQMEYVDKLAGIIRENDLNSITVMEMEVPCCSSMSAILGEAVRRAGKDVSARRVIVRRTGDILETVALHFD; the protein is encoded by the coding sequence ATGATTCATCAGCGCAAGATGATTACCATCAATAAGGAACTGTGCAACGGCTGCGGACAGTGCGTCCCGGCCTGCGCAGAGGGCGCGTTGGCCATCGTCGATGGCAAGGCAAAGCTGGTCAAGGAAATCTACTGCGACGGTCTGGGCGCATGTTTGGGAGATTGTCCCACCGGCGCGCTCAAGGTGGAGGTCCGCGAAGCCGCCGACTTCGATCCCTCGGCCGTGGCCGAGCATCTTCGCGCCCAGGGCCGCGAGGTCCCGGACCACATGCCCGATCCCGAGAGCCTGCGTCTTGCGTCTTCCGCGCCGAAGACGGGCGGATGCCCTGGCGCGTCGCTTCAGAGCTTGACCCCGTGCGGCAGGGCCAACGTTCCGTCGGCTCAGGACGCGGGCTCGGCTCTGTCCCATTGGCCCGTGCAGCTTCGGCTCGTGCCGCACAACGCGCCGTTTTTGAAGAACGCCGATCTGCTCCTGACCGCTGACTGCGTGCCGGTGGCCATGCCTTCCTACCACAGTGAGTTCGTCTCGGGCCGGGTGGTTCTCATGGGGTGCCCCAAGTTCGACAACCAGATGGAATACGTGGATAAGCTGGCAGGAATAATAAGGGAAAACGACCTCAATTCCATCACCGTCATGGAGATGGAGGTGCCGTGCTGTTCGTCCATGAGCGCTATTTTGGGCGAAGCCGTCAGGCGGGCGGGTAAGGATGTGTCGGCCAGGCGCGTAATCGTGCGCCGCACCGGCGACATACTGGAAACCGTGGCGTTGCATTTCGATTAA